In Gemmatimonadota bacterium, a single window of DNA contains:
- a CDS encoding type II toxin-antitoxin system VapC family toxin: MLDTSAVILLPRLEDPELLPTEPLITAVTLAELSVGPLVAATDEERVARQAHLQQAEADFDPLPFDARAARAFGRVAAALRRSGRKTQARAYDAMIAATALAHQLPVYTCNPDDFTGIDGLDVVAVPVPGSK; encoded by the coding sequence GTGCTGGACACGAGTGCCGTCATCCTGCTACCCAGGCTCGAGGACCCCGAGCTCTTGCCGACGGAACCCCTCATCACCGCCGTCACGCTCGCGGAGCTGTCCGTGGGACCCTTGGTGGCGGCCACGGACGAAGAGCGGGTCGCTCGCCAGGCACACTTGCAGCAGGCCGAGGCGGATTTCGATCCTCTCCCATTCGACGCCCGCGCCGCGCGCGCGTTCGGTCGCGTGGCCGCTGCGCTGCGGCGTTCGGGCCGGAAGACGCAGGCGCGAGCGTACGACGCGATGATTGCGGCGACAGCTCTCGCTCATCAGCTACCAGTCTATACGTGTAATCCTGACGACTTCACGGGGATCGATGGGCTCGATGTCGTCGCCGTACCCGTTCCGGGGTCGAAGTAG
- a CDS encoding type II toxin-antitoxin system prevent-host-death family antitoxin codes for MSKVTIRELRNHGGRVLERVARGETVTVTRSGHPMAELRPLAARALPADVLLRRWRGLPAIDVSRLRADLDGVLDSSV; via the coding sequence ATGAGTAAAGTGACCATCAGGGAGTTGCGCAACCACGGCGGGCGAGTACTCGAGCGGGTGGCGCGGGGTGAGACAGTGACTGTGACGCGCTCGGGGCATCCGATGGCAGAGTTGCGGCCCTTGGCGGCACGTGCGCTTCCCGCTGACGTGCTGCTCCGTCGCTGGAGGGGCCTGCCGGCTATCGACGTCTCGAGGCTGCGGGCGGACCTGGACGGAGTGCTGGACTCGTCGGTGTGA
- a CDS encoding glycosyl hydrolase, with the protein MTPNRLLLSASAPLIALVPLLLSAPATVAQQSSAGAVVLDSAFLAGYRWRNIGPDRGGRSIAVAGVKGRPSEAYFGAVGGGLWKTTDSGENWAPVTDFQINSASVGAVAVSDTDPDLVFIGTGETCIRGNILPGDGVYRSRDGGETWQHVGFSQSHGISKIRIHPLNPDIVFVASFGKYGAPSEERGVFKSTDGGDTWERVLYRNDETGAIDIVIDQNNPDVLYASLWEAYRKEYQMSSGGPGSGMFKSTDGGETWTEMTRNPGMPQEGLVGRIGLAVSPANSDRVYALFENDDGGLFSSDDAGETWTLVNDARAIRQRAFYYTHVFADPMDEDVVYMQNTSFFRSSDGGETYETINNGTHGDFHDLWIDPDDPTHLVVGNDGGGAVSTNTGGSWTEQDYSTAQFYHVVTTAHVPYHVCGSQQDNSTLCLPFNWNASRFGFGGGGRGFGGGRGGGDSGSVTEGSMDVAYRAGGGEPGYIAPDPKDVDVFYSGTNNGRYVDKFNRRHGTSREVNPYPWFYSGEPAIDLVERWQWTFPIIFSPIDPDRLYVSSQRLWMTLDAGASWTALSGDLTRADPATLQHSGGPITGDMNGPEVYATIFSVGPGKTDVNVIWTGSDDGLVHVTQDGGSTWSNVTPPDMPDFGRVSQIDASAFERGGAYVSVRLPLLDDFSPYIFKTDDYGQSWTTIVKGIREDAYVHAVREDPDREGLLYAATQHGVYISYDDGGLWQELNPSLPDIPVIDLIVEDNELVIGTHGRGFWILDNFGPLRQATPDMTAQAVELFNPPLAVRSAPGVTLAWWLRDTPNEAKLDILDSDGELLRTFERASPEEEEEQDESEGGRGGRGGGGPRFSTDPGLNHLTWDLRADPWTDFPGLIFWGARRMGPAVPPGEYTVRLTVDGRTESVPLMVERNPWIPEVTDADLRAQYQFSRQVRDKVTEANQAVIAIRRVKAQLEDRLEQSDDLGLAEAAQSLTSNASAVEENIYQVRNQSNQDPLNFPIKVNNRLANLMSMAERGDGRPGNNMSEIFDILVNELRGYTDRLEEVWATDLAAVNAELVRLEMMPLDPDCDRPEGCVIA; encoded by the coding sequence ATGACCCCGAACCGTCTTCTGCTCTCCGCCTCCGCACCACTGATCGCTTTGGTGCCGCTTCTACTCTCAGCTCCCGCAACCGTGGCGCAGCAGTCGTCCGCCGGCGCGGTTGTCCTCGATTCGGCGTTTCTGGCCGGATACCGGTGGCGCAACATCGGCCCGGACCGAGGTGGACGATCGATCGCCGTGGCCGGCGTGAAGGGGCGCCCGAGCGAGGCGTACTTCGGAGCGGTCGGTGGTGGCCTGTGGAAGACGACCGACTCCGGTGAGAACTGGGCGCCGGTCACGGATTTCCAGATCAACTCGGCGTCGGTCGGTGCGGTGGCGGTCAGCGACACCGACCCGGACCTGGTCTTCATCGGCACGGGTGAGACATGCATCCGAGGCAATATCCTCCCCGGCGACGGCGTGTACCGGAGCCGCGACGGAGGAGAGACCTGGCAGCACGTCGGATTCAGCCAGTCCCATGGGATCTCGAAGATCAGGATCCATCCCCTCAACCCGGACATCGTCTTCGTGGCGTCGTTCGGCAAATACGGTGCCCCGAGCGAAGAGCGCGGCGTCTTCAAGAGCACCGACGGGGGAGACACGTGGGAGCGGGTCCTCTACCGCAATGACGAGACCGGCGCGATCGACATCGTGATCGACCAGAACAACCCGGACGTGCTGTATGCATCTCTGTGGGAGGCGTACCGCAAGGAGTACCAGATGTCGAGCGGTGGCCCGGGCAGCGGCATGTTCAAGAGCACGGACGGCGGTGAGACCTGGACCGAGATGACCCGCAATCCGGGCATGCCGCAAGAGGGCCTCGTGGGCCGGATCGGTCTGGCGGTGTCCCCGGCCAACTCCGACCGCGTCTACGCACTTTTCGAGAACGACGACGGCGGGCTCTTTTCGAGCGACGACGCAGGCGAGACGTGGACTCTGGTCAACGACGCTCGTGCCATACGCCAGCGTGCCTTCTACTACACGCACGTCTTCGCGGACCCGATGGACGAAGACGTCGTGTACATGCAGAACACGTCGTTCTTCCGCTCGAGCGACGGCGGAGAAACGTACGAAACGATCAACAACGGGACGCACGGCGACTTCCACGACCTGTGGATCGACCCGGACGACCCGACGCACCTGGTCGTCGGGAACGACGGGGGTGGGGCGGTTTCCACGAACACGGGCGGGAGCTGGACCGAGCAGGACTACTCGACCGCCCAGTTCTACCATGTGGTGACGACGGCGCACGTTCCTTACCACGTGTGTGGCTCGCAGCAGGACAACAGCACGCTCTGTCTCCCCTTCAACTGGAACGCGTCGCGCTTCGGATTCGGAGGTGGCGGGCGCGGGTTCGGCGGCGGGCGCGGCGGTGGTGACAGCGGAAGCGTCACCGAGGGTTCGATGGATGTCGCCTATCGCGCGGGCGGCGGTGAGCCCGGCTACATCGCGCCGGACCCCAAAGACGTCGACGTCTTCTACTCGGGCACGAACAACGGCCGCTACGTCGACAAGTTCAATCGGCGGCATGGCACCTCGCGCGAGGTGAACCCGTATCCGTGGTTCTATTCGGGCGAGCCAGCGATCGATCTCGTCGAGCGCTGGCAGTGGACGTTCCCGATCATCTTCTCGCCGATCGATCCCGACCGCCTGTATGTGTCGTCGCAGAGACTGTGGATGACGCTCGACGCGGGCGCGAGCTGGACGGCGCTGAGCGGCGACCTGACGCGGGCTGACCCGGCGACGCTTCAGCATTCGGGTGGCCCGATCACCGGCGACATGAACGGCCCCGAGGTCTACGCGACGATCTTCTCGGTCGGACCCGGCAAGACGGACGTGAACGTGATTTGGACGGGATCCGATGACGGCCTCGTGCACGTCACTCAGGACGGCGGATCCACATGGTCGAACGTCACTCCGCCAGACATGCCCGATTTCGGTCGGGTGAGCCAGATCGACGCCTCGGCGTTCGAGCGGGGGGGCGCCTACGTCTCTGTACGCCTGCCGCTTCTGGACGACTTCTCACCGTACATCTTCAAGACCGACGACTACGGCCAGAGCTGGACCACGATCGTGAAGGGTATCCGTGAGGACGCCTACGTGCATGCGGTGCGCGAAGACCCCGACCGGGAGGGCCTTCTGTACGCGGCAACGCAGCACGGGGTATACATCTCCTACGACGACGGCGGGTTGTGGCAGGAGCTGAACCCGAGTCTTCCGGACATCCCCGTGATCGACCTGATCGTCGAGGACAACGAGCTGGTCATCGGCACGCACGGCCGGGGCTTCTGGATTCTCGACAACTTCGGGCCGCTCCGTCAGGCGACGCCGGACATGACCGCACAGGCGGTCGAGCTCTTCAATCCGCCGCTCGCGGTACGTTCGGCCCCTGGCGTCACGCTCGCGTGGTGGCTCCGGGACACGCCCAACGAAGCGAAGCTCGATATCCTGGATTCGGATGGCGAGCTGTTGCGAACCTTTGAGCGCGCTTCGCCGGAGGAGGAGGAGGAGCAGGACGAGAGCGAGGGCGGTAGAGGAGGTCGCGGCGGCGGTGGTCCTCGATTCTCGACCGACCCGGGTCTCAACCACCTCACGTGGGACCTGCGAGCCGACCCGTGGACCGACTTCCCGGGCCTGATCTTCTGGGGCGCCCGCCGCATGGGGCCCGCGGTACCTCCCGGGGAGTACACCGTGCGCCTCACGGTCGACGGGCGGACCGAGAGCGTCCCGCTCATGGTCGAGCGGAATCCGTGGATTCCCGAGGTCACCGATGCGGATCTACGTGCCCAGTATCAGTTCTCGCGACAGGTGCGGGACAAGGTGACAGAGGCCAACCAGGCAGTCATCGCGATTCGCCGTGTGAAGGCCCAGTTGGAAGACCGGCTGGAGCAGTCCGACGACCTCGGGCTCGCCGAGGCTGCGCAAAGCCTCACGAGCAACGCGTCGGCCGTGGAGGAGAACATCTACCAGGTCCGCAATCAGAGCAACCAGGACCCGCTCAATTTCCCCATCAAGGTCAACAACCGACTCGCGAACCTGATGTCGATGGCGGAGCGTGGGGACGGCAGGCCCGGGAACAACATGTCCGAGATTTTCGACATCCTCGTGAACGAGCTGCGGGGCTACACGGACCGGCTCGAGGAGGTCTGGGCGACCGACCTCGCCGCCGTCAACGCGGAGCTGGTGCGGCTGGAGATGATGCCGCTCGATCCCGACTGCGATCGGCCGGAGGGCTGCGTCATCGCCTGA
- a CDS encoding DUF3127 domain-containing protein, with amino-acid sequence MKITGIVKKLLEEQSGESQKGPWRKQEFILETEGNYPKQICIVQWGDNIDSFGVQIDERVTVSIDIASREYNERWYTDVKAWKVERDDSGGAPPMPDDEPFPDPPDSGDGDGDGDGDDGLPF; translated from the coding sequence CTGAAGATCACCGGAATCGTCAAGAAGTTGTTGGAGGAGCAGTCCGGCGAAAGCCAGAAGGGTCCCTGGCGCAAGCAGGAGTTCATCCTCGAGACCGAGGGTAACTATCCGAAGCAAATCTGCATCGTGCAGTGGGGGGACAATATCGATTCGTTCGGAGTGCAGATCGACGAGCGCGTCACGGTATCGATCGATATCGCCAGCCGCGAGTACAACGAGCGCTGGTACACGGACGTCAAGGCCTGGAAGGTCGAGCGGGACGACTCCGGAGGCGCCCCGCCGATGCCCGACGACGAGCCCTTCCCGGACCCGCCGGACTCTGGCGACGGGGACGGGGACGGGGACGGGGACGACGGGCTACCGTTCTGA
- a CDS encoding methyltransferase domain-containing protein — MPSTSVEAAVRDAYAVGAEHRVEDLCCPVDYDPRYLEAIPDEVVERDYGCGDPSRYLREGETVLDLGSGTGKICFIASQVVGSEGRVIGVDMTPEMLDIARRNLPEVASRVGYSNVEFRRGRIQDLALDLDALERVLENDPVSDVDGLFAAQAVADDLRRTEPMVEDESVDVVVSNCVLNLVEGRDKAQLFREIFRVLRRGGRAVISDIVSDEVLPEPMRNDPELWSGCVAGAFTEGDFLRAFEDAGFYGIQIRARQERPWRTVLGVEFRSVTVEAFKGKEGACLERKQAVIYRGPFKEVLDDDGHRLRRGERAAVCDKTFQIYRSEPYASHFEFVEPLEPIALVDAEPFDCARTAPRHARETKGLEYDVTTEAAGDVCGPDGCC, encoded by the coding sequence ATGCCGAGTACGTCAGTTGAAGCAGCGGTACGGGACGCCTATGCCGTCGGCGCAGAGCATCGCGTCGAGGACCTTTGCTGTCCCGTCGACTACGATCCCCGCTATCTCGAGGCGATTCCCGACGAGGTCGTCGAACGCGACTACGGATGCGGAGACCCGAGCCGCTACCTGCGAGAGGGCGAGACCGTACTGGACCTCGGAAGCGGCACGGGCAAGATCTGCTTCATCGCCTCGCAAGTCGTGGGAAGCGAGGGGCGCGTGATCGGCGTGGACATGACGCCGGAGATGCTAGACATCGCGCGGCGGAATCTCCCGGAAGTGGCGAGTCGCGTCGGGTACTCGAACGTCGAGTTCCGACGGGGACGCATCCAGGATCTCGCGCTGGACCTGGATGCGCTCGAACGCGTGCTCGAGAACGACCCGGTGTCCGATGTCGACGGCCTTTTCGCCGCCCAGGCGGTTGCGGACGACCTTCGCCGCACCGAGCCGATGGTCGAGGACGAATCCGTGGACGTCGTCGTCTCGAACTGCGTGCTCAACCTCGTCGAGGGGCGGGACAAGGCGCAGCTCTTCCGCGAGATCTTCCGCGTTCTGCGGCGCGGTGGCCGCGCCGTGATATCCGACATCGTTTCGGACGAGGTCCTGCCAGAGCCAATGCGAAACGACCCCGAGTTGTGGAGCGGATGTGTGGCTGGCGCGTTCACCGAAGGGGACTTCCTGAGGGCCTTCGAGGACGCCGGCTTCTACGGCATCCAGATTCGCGCGCGCCAGGAGAGGCCGTGGCGGACCGTTCTCGGCGTCGAGTTTCGTTCGGTTACCGTGGAGGCGTTCAAGGGCAAAGAAGGAGCCTGCCTCGAGCGGAAGCAGGCAGTGATCTACCGGGGTCCGTTCAAGGAAGTGCTCGACGACGACGGGCACCGTCTGCGTCGGGGTGAACGTGCGGCGGTCTGTGACAAGACCTTCCAGATCTATCGAAGCGAGCCGTACGCGAGCCACTTCGAGTTCGTCGAGCCGCTCGAGCCCATCGCGCTCGTGGACGCAGAGCCGTTCGATTGCGCGAGGACGGCCCCGCGGCACGCACGGGAGACCAAAGGGCTCGAGTACGACGTCACGACCGAGGCCGCGGGCGATGTGTGCGGACCGGACGGCTGCTGCTGA
- a CDS encoding aminotransferase class I/II-fold pyridoxal phosphate-dependent enzyme, which produces MEDSAVDAPPAVPSAMEYDYTNFYFGSGSDAFALLEPFDDWWREVKPSGYYLYELPLHSQPGTRVDVEDTHTGEIRRGLVNFASYNYLGLSYRPEVKQAIKDAVDIYGGGSSGSPILSGTTVLHQQLAEEVAAFKGKEAALIFPTGYSANVGTIAGLMRSGDLIVADQFAHASVVDGMILSKAKSRFFRHNRVDDLESKLKGFDGKKLVIVEGVYSMDGDVPPLAEIVEVCRKYGARIMIDEAHSAFIYGETGKGVVEDQGFDDEIDIHLGTFSKSLGGQGGYTAGSHKLINYLRGFSRSRVFSCALSPVVVAGVLKALELARTEPELRAKLWENVAYMQKLLADAEVPIGDSTSQVIPIMVRDDARVLQMGEDIFREGVYINPVRYPAVGKHKSRFRMSISAAHSKEELEEGVAAMVRVLRRYDVCP; this is translated from the coding sequence ATGGAAGACAGCGCGGTCGATGCGCCGCCCGCGGTCCCGAGCGCGATGGAGTACGACTATACCAACTTCTATTTCGGCTCCGGGAGCGACGCGTTCGCCCTCTTGGAACCGTTCGACGACTGGTGGCGTGAGGTCAAGCCGTCCGGCTACTACCTCTACGAGTTGCCGCTGCACTCCCAGCCGGGGACTCGGGTCGACGTCGAGGACACGCATACGGGCGAAATCCGCCGCGGCCTCGTCAACTTCGCCTCCTACAACTACCTCGGGCTATCGTATCGTCCGGAGGTCAAGCAGGCGATCAAGGACGCCGTGGATATCTACGGCGGTGGCTCGTCGGGCTCGCCCATTCTGAGCGGGACGACCGTCCTACACCAACAGCTCGCCGAGGAAGTCGCCGCGTTCAAAGGCAAGGAGGCGGCCTTGATCTTCCCCACGGGCTACAGCGCCAACGTGGGAACGATCGCCGGGCTGATGCGCTCCGGTGACCTGATCGTGGCTGACCAGTTCGCACACGCCAGCGTGGTCGACGGGATGATCCTGTCAAAGGCAAAGTCGCGCTTCTTCCGCCACAACCGCGTCGACGACCTCGAGAGCAAGCTGAAGGGCTTCGATGGCAAGAAGCTGGTGATCGTCGAAGGTGTGTATTCGATGGACGGTGACGTGCCGCCGCTCGCCGAGATCGTCGAGGTGTGCAGGAAGTACGGTGCCCGCATCATGATCGACGAGGCGCACTCTGCGTTCATCTACGGAGAGACCGGCAAGGGTGTCGTCGAGGACCAAGGCTTCGACGACGAGATCGACATCCATCTCGGCACGTTCTCGAAGAGCCTCGGCGGCCAGGGCGGCTACACCGCCGGCTCGCACAAGCTGATCAACTACCTGCGCGGCTTCTCACGCTCCCGCGTCTTCTCCTGTGCGCTTTCGCCCGTCGTGGTTGCAGGCGTCCTGAAGGCGCTGGAGTTGGCACGTACCGAGCCCGAGCTGCGCGCCAAGCTGTGGGAAAACGTCGCCTACATGCAGAAGCTTCTCGCGGACGCAGAGGTCCCGATCGGGGACTCCACTTCGCAGGTCATCCCGATCATGGTCCGGGACGACGCGCGTGTCCTCCAGATGGGTGAGGACATCTTCCGCGAAGGTGTCTACATCAACCCCGTGAGGTACCCGGCGGTCGGCAAGCACAAGTCGCGCTTCCGCATGTCGATCTCGGCGGCGCACTCGAAGGAAGAATTGGAGGAAGGCGTAGCCGCCATGGTGCGGGTCCTCCGCAGGTACGACGTATGTCCGTAG
- a CDS encoding methyltransferase domain-containing protein — protein MILPDLDTRHRRPELMDAPSLAPARRASALRALARVNALSRVAHRIWAEIHGLHNAGAPRTIRVLDIACGGGDVVVSLARRAARSGLDLEVHGCDVSMAALEVARENSERAGVRAHFFELDALQGGIPDSYDVVCSSLFLHHLDEHEAVALLKAMAEGTRRTLLVQDLRRTVAGYLLAFGVLRVISRSEVAHTDGPRSVEGAFSLEEARDLARRAGLDGARVEACWPQRFQLTWRRGA, from the coding sequence ATGATTCTGCCCGACCTCGACACCCGTCACCGCCGACCGGAGCTCATGGATGCTCCGAGTCTCGCACCCGCGCGACGAGCCAGCGCCCTGCGCGCGCTCGCTCGCGTGAACGCGCTATCGCGCGTGGCTCACAGGATCTGGGCCGAGATCCATGGACTGCACAACGCCGGGGCCCCTCGGACGATCCGCGTTCTGGACATCGCCTGCGGAGGTGGGGACGTCGTGGTCTCGCTCGCCCGCCGGGCGGCTCGCTCCGGTCTCGACCTCGAGGTGCACGGCTGCGACGTGAGCATGGCGGCGCTGGAAGTCGCACGCGAGAACTCTGAGCGTGCCGGCGTCCGGGCGCACTTCTTCGAGCTGGATGCGCTGCAAGGAGGAATTCCCGACAGCTACGACGTCGTGTGCTCGTCGCTCTTTCTCCACCACCTGGACGAGCACGAGGCTGTCGCCCTGCTCAAGGCGATGGCCGAAGGGACACGTCGCACCCTGTTGGTTCAGGACCTGCGGCGAACCGTCGCGGGATACCTTCTCGCCTTCGGCGTGCTCAGGGTGATCTCACGGTCGGAGGTAGCCCACACGGACGGACCCCGCTCGGTGGAGGGGGCCTTCTCGTTGGAGGAGGCGCGCGATCTCGCGCGCCGCGCAGGACTCGACGGTGCGCGCGTCGAGGCGTGCTGGCCCCAGCGCTTCCAGCTGACGTGGCGGCGCGGCGCGTGA
- a CDS encoding NAD(P)/FAD-dependent oxidoreductase, with protein MSAIDTSTDVVYDAVYDAVVVGAGPAGTMTALELARRDLSVLVVERQPMPRWKVCGACLSPGTLELLGEAGLPEPPDGVPLRRLRLAAWSTQACVPLSGSMAVSRRSFDQMLLSAARKAGVVAMTPARARLGPIDGSTRIVRIERAEGDLEVAARVVIDAGGLGGGLSAAKGGGGDRLTPGSRIGVGAVFAPDTAAYARGEIHMVVGEGGYVGLVRVADGSLTVAAALDPSWLREHASPGDAVAALLRTAGSPTLPERPSVGWKGTRALTRSPRTRGRERVFAVGDAAGYVEPFTGEGISWALAGARALAPLAARAARGWDPALLVAWDRAHSQSMARAQRLCRAVAWTSRRPRLVLSTLRLLARLPAVAGPFVRRAGAAPVVRLSVS; from the coding sequence GTGAGCGCGATCGACACTTCGACCGACGTCGTGTATGACGCCGTTTACGACGCCGTCGTGGTAGGCGCCGGTCCCGCAGGCACGATGACCGCCCTCGAGCTCGCCCGGCGTGATCTCTCGGTGCTGGTGGTCGAACGTCAGCCGATGCCACGCTGGAAGGTTTGCGGTGCCTGTTTGAGCCCGGGGACCCTGGAGCTACTCGGCGAGGCGGGCCTCCCCGAGCCACCGGACGGCGTACCGCTCCGGCGCCTTCGCCTCGCCGCGTGGTCCACTCAGGCGTGCGTGCCGTTGAGCGGCTCGATGGCCGTATCGAGGCGCTCCTTCGACCAAATGCTGCTGAGCGCCGCCCGGAAAGCCGGCGTCGTGGCGATGACACCGGCGCGCGCCCGCCTCGGGCCGATCGACGGCAGCACGCGCATCGTCCGGATAGAGCGGGCGGAGGGCGATCTAGAGGTTGCGGCGCGCGTGGTCATCGATGCAGGTGGACTCGGTGGCGGGCTGTCTGCGGCAAAAGGCGGCGGCGGCGACAGGCTCACGCCCGGCTCGCGCATCGGTGTTGGTGCGGTGTTCGCACCGGACACCGCGGCGTACGCACGCGGCGAGATTCACATGGTCGTGGGTGAAGGCGGATACGTCGGACTCGTCCGGGTCGCGGACGGCAGCCTGACCGTCGCAGCCGCGCTCGATCCCTCATGGCTGAGGGAGCATGCCTCACCCGGTGACGCGGTCGCGGCACTGCTGCGCACCGCAGGCTCTCCCACGTTGCCGGAGCGTCCGTCGGTGGGATGGAAAGGCACGCGCGCGCTGACGAGATCCCCACGGACGCGGGGCCGAGAGCGCGTCTTCGCGGTAGGCGACGCCGCCGGCTACGTGGAGCCGTTCACCGGAGAGGGTATCTCCTGGGCACTCGCGGGAGCCCGCGCGCTCGCCCCACTCGCGGCGCGAGCGGCCCGAGGGTGGGATCCCGCGCTGCTCGTGGCGTGGGATCGAGCCCACTCGCAGTCGATGGCGCGGGCGCAGAGGCTCTGCCGCGCGGTGGCGTGGACGTCCCGCCGGCCACGGCTCGTGCTTTCCACGTTACGCCTCCTGGCGCGTCTGCCGGCCGTGGCGGGTCCGTTCGTACGCCGCGCCGGCGCGGCGCCGGTCGTACGCCTGTCGGTGTCATGA
- a CDS encoding type III polyketide synthase: MSLLLTGFGTSVPEHAIAQTDAAEIGARFAALDPKRAGTIRALYRKTGVRKRHSVLLERAEGPPMDRQSFYEEAVDKDDLGPSTELRMRRYEADAPALAEAAARAALRDAALEAKELTHVVTVSCTGFFSPGLDAVLIDRLGLSPGVERTHIGFMGCHGALNGLRVAASFTGANPDARVLVSAVELCTLHFAYGRDPQLVVANALFADGAAAVVGVSDDGENTGAWRVLANGTLLMPDSADAMSWRIGDHGFRMTLSATVPDLIGAHLSGWLEQWLGQHGLGFDDVASWAVHPGGPRVLSAVVDAVGLTNGAMEVSRDVLAEYGNMSSATVLFILDRLRRRDAPRPCVALAFGPGLVVEAVLFG, from the coding sequence ATGAGCCTGCTCCTTACCGGGTTCGGCACTTCGGTACCCGAGCACGCGATCGCGCAGACGGACGCTGCCGAGATCGGTGCCCGCTTCGCCGCGCTGGACCCGAAGCGCGCAGGGACGATCCGAGCGCTCTACCGGAAGACCGGCGTGCGCAAGCGTCACAGCGTACTACTCGAAAGAGCCGAAGGCCCGCCGATGGACCGACAGTCGTTCTACGAGGAGGCTGTCGACAAGGACGACCTCGGCCCGTCCACAGAGCTCCGGATGAGGCGCTACGAGGCCGACGCGCCGGCGCTCGCGGAGGCCGCCGCGCGCGCGGCACTTCGGGACGCCGCACTCGAAGCGAAGGAGCTCACCCACGTCGTGACGGTCTCGTGCACGGGCTTCTTTTCTCCGGGGCTCGACGCGGTGCTCATCGACCGGCTGGGGCTCTCGCCTGGCGTCGAACGCACGCACATCGGCTTCATGGGGTGCCACGGCGCGCTCAACGGGCTGCGTGTGGCGGCATCGTTCACGGGCGCGAACCCGGACGCCCGGGTGCTCGTGTCGGCGGTGGAGTTGTGCACGCTGCACTTCGCCTACGGTCGGGACCCCCAACTCGTGGTGGCCAACGCGCTCTTCGCCGACGGTGCCGCCGCGGTGGTGGGCGTCTCCGACGACGGCGAGAACACGGGCGCGTGGCGGGTGCTCGCAAACGGCACGCTGCTCATGCCCGATTCCGCGGACGCGATGTCGTGGCGCATCGGCGACCACGGCTTCCGCATGACGCTTTCGGCCACTGTACCCGACCTCATCGGGGCACACCTGTCGGGATGGCTCGAGCAGTGGCTCGGTCAGCACGGGCTCGGGTTCGACGACGTGGCATCCTGGGCCGTGCACCCGGGGGGGCCGCGCGTGCTGAGCGCGGTGGTCGACGCCGTCGGGCTGACGAACGGCGCGATGGAGGTCTCACGCGACGTGCTCGCCGAATACGGCAACATGTCCTCGGCCACCGTGCTCTTCATCCTCGACAGACTGCGTCGGCGCGATGCCCCGCGTCCCTGCGTGGCGCTCGCCTTCGGGCCGGGCCTCGTGGTCGAAGCGGTCCTGTTCGGCTGA